The Balneola sp. genomic interval GCCACCTGTAGGACCGGCACTCGGTCAGGCAGGAATCAATATTATGGAGTTTTGTAAAGCCTTTAATGCTAAGACTCAGGACAAGGCCGGAACTGTTGTTCCTGTTGAGATTACGGTTTATGCTGATAAGTCTTTTACATTCAAAACTAAGACTCCACCAGCACCTGTACTTCTCAAGAAAGCAGCGAAAATCAAGTCCGGATCAGGTGAACCTAACCGAAATAAAGTAGGTACAGTAACCTGGAGCCAATGCAAAGAAATCGCAGAAGAAAAGATGGAAGACTTAAATGCGTTTGACATCGAAGCTGGTGCGGAAATGGTTGCAGGAACGGCTCGCAGTATGGGTCTTAGAGTAAATCGCGAAAAGTAAGGAATTGTGATCATGGCAAATAGAGGAAAAAAATACCAACAGGCTGTGGCACTC includes:
- the rplK gene encoding 50S ribosomal protein L11, producing the protein MAKKVDKILKLQIVGGQANPAPPVGPALGQAGINIMEFCKAFNAKTQDKAGTVVPVEITVYADKSFTFKTKTPPAPVLLKKAAKIKSGSGEPNRNKVGTVTWSQCKEIAEEKMEDLNAFDIEAGAEMVAGTARSMGLRVNREK